From a single Couchioplanes caeruleus genomic region:
- a CDS encoding DUF485 domain-containing protein, whose product MRTRVVLGEAAAARRASPDPVRADLAEQTPVGEALVKGLVRAQLALAIRLSLVVAAGLGALPLLFAVAPAVGRVKVLGVNLPWLLLGLFSFPFLLGVGWAYVRWAERNEQDFTAVIRRPEA is encoded by the coding sequence CTGCGGACGCGGGTCGTGCTGGGTGAGGCCGCCGCGGCCCGGCGGGCCTCGCCCGATCCCGTGCGCGCCGACCTGGCCGAGCAGACCCCGGTCGGCGAGGCGCTGGTCAAGGGCCTGGTCCGGGCCCAGCTCGCCCTCGCGATCCGGCTCAGCCTGGTCGTCGCGGCCGGCCTGGGCGCCCTGCCGCTGCTCTTCGCGGTCGCGCCCGCGGTCGGGCGGGTGAAGGTGCTCGGCGTCAACCTGCCGTGGCTGCTGCTCGGGCTGTTCTCCTTCCCGTTCCTGCTGGGCGTCGGGTGGGCGTACGTGCGCTGGGCCGAACGCAACGAGCAGGACTTCACCGCCGTGATCCGCAGGCCGGAAGCGTGA
- a CDS encoding UDP-glucuronic acid decarboxylase family protein — protein MSVQQRFGEGHRILVSGGAGFVPSHLVDALLARGCTVVAVDNFVTGSAANVAHLATEPRFTLIEADVTAGLPAHPAMTERFDAILHMASPASPTDFAKLPVEILKVGSAGTLALLDRAVADHARFLMASTSEAYGDPAVHPQPESYWGNVNPIGVRAVYDESKRFAEAATMAYHRFHGLDTAIVRIFNTYGPRMRPDDGRAIPTFISQALRNASITVHGTGTQTRSITYVDDLVRGILLLLDSTETGPINCGTEHELTMLELAELIVKLAGSESRIELLERTADDPERRRPDLTLARTLLGYEPQVSPEEGLRRTIEFFAK, from the coding sequence ATGTCAGTGCAGCAGCGGTTCGGCGAGGGACATCGGATTCTGGTCAGCGGCGGGGCCGGTTTCGTGCCGTCGCATCTCGTCGACGCCCTCCTCGCGCGGGGCTGCACCGTCGTCGCCGTCGACAACTTCGTCACCGGCTCGGCCGCGAACGTCGCGCACCTGGCCACCGAGCCGCGGTTCACGCTCATCGAGGCCGACGTCACCGCCGGTCTGCCGGCCCACCCCGCGATGACCGAGCGTTTCGACGCGATCCTGCACATGGCGTCCCCGGCCAGCCCGACCGACTTCGCGAAGCTGCCGGTGGAGATCCTCAAGGTCGGCTCGGCGGGCACGCTGGCGCTGCTCGACCGCGCCGTCGCCGACCACGCGCGCTTCCTGATGGCGTCGACCTCCGAGGCGTACGGCGACCCGGCCGTGCACCCGCAGCCGGAGAGCTACTGGGGCAACGTCAACCCGATCGGCGTCCGCGCGGTCTACGACGAGTCCAAGCGCTTCGCCGAGGCGGCCACCATGGCGTACCACCGCTTCCACGGGCTCGACACGGCCATCGTGCGCATCTTCAACACGTACGGCCCCCGCATGCGGCCGGACGACGGCCGGGCGATCCCCACCTTCATCAGTCAGGCGCTGCGCAACGCGTCCATCACCGTGCACGGGACCGGGACGCAGACCCGCTCGATCACGTACGTCGACGACCTGGTCCGCGGCATCCTGCTGCTGCTGGACTCGACGGAGACCGGGCCGATCAACTGCGGCACCGAGCACGAGCTGACGATGCTGGAGCTCGCCGAGCTGATCGTGAAGCTGGCCGGCAGCGAGTCGCGCATCGAGCTGCTCGAGCGTACGGCCGACGACCCGGAGCGGCGGCGCCCCGACCTCACGCTGGCCCGTACGCTGCTGGGCTACGAGCCGCAGGTCAGTCCCGAGGAGGGTCTGCGCCGGACGATCGAGTTCT
- a CDS encoding septal ring lytic transglycosylase RlpA family protein, whose product MYRRSRLTGRTRKVIIGVAAAALAGGAFAVSTGMSSAGESCAGLDTALQNNLTFIAGQKANPDALSDARIANRQAVVDLINQRRAAAGCTGNVQAQPPAQQAPAQPPAQQGGQKGGQQGGGQQGGQQAGGQQGGAQQGGGQQAGAGEVVCKGSTVTLSGEGGAPAASSGTFPIGTTLKVTNLDNNKSITVKVATPSGSCVLLNNAAFEQVRESGKFLIRRAVIERVG is encoded by the coding sequence ATGTACCGGAGAAGCAGACTGACCGGCCGGACGCGCAAGGTGATCATCGGCGTCGCGGCGGCGGCCCTCGCGGGCGGTGCCTTCGCCGTCAGCACCGGGATGAGCAGCGCGGGCGAGAGCTGCGCCGGGCTCGACACCGCCCTGCAGAACAACCTGACCTTCATCGCCGGCCAGAAGGCGAACCCGGACGCCCTCTCCGACGCGCGGATCGCGAACCGCCAGGCGGTCGTCGACCTGATCAACCAGCGCCGCGCGGCCGCCGGCTGCACCGGCAACGTCCAGGCCCAGCCGCCCGCGCAGCAGGCCCCGGCCCAGCCCCCGGCGCAACAGGGCGGCCAGAAGGGCGGCCAGCAGGGCGGCGGGCAACAAGGCGGGCAGCAGGCCGGTGGCCAGCAGGGCGGCGCTCAGCAGGGCGGCGGGCAGCAGGCCGGCGCGGGCGAGGTCGTCTGCAAGGGCAGCACCGTGACGCTCTCCGGCGAGGGCGGCGCCCCGGCCGCGTCCAGCGGCACGTTCCCCATCGGAACCACCCTCAAGGTGACCAACCTGGACAACAACAAGAGCATCACGGTGAAGGTGGCCACCCCGTCGGGCAGCTGTGTGCTGCTGAACAACGCGGCCTTCGAGCAGGTACGCGAATCGGGCAAGTTCCTCATCCGGCGCGCGGTCATCGAACGCGTCGGCTGA
- a CDS encoding flavin reductase family protein: MFHVNPEPGAHIHSSDPFATPDRDKSPVRRLRGRLAAPVTLWTTPGPAGLTVSSMLVADGDPGRVLGLVDEESDFWDAVATAKRFTVTPLRPGDQQLADKFAGLMPAPGGLFASGDWVETDYGPVPAGAGTWAGCRLDGERPYGWALLVEATIETVSFGEADAGPLMHFRGRYRSLDR; encoded by the coding sequence ATGTTTCACGTGAATCCTGAGCCCGGCGCGCACATCCACTCCAGTGACCCGTTCGCCACGCCCGACCGGGACAAGTCCCCGGTACGCCGGCTCCGCGGGCGCCTCGCCGCGCCGGTCACGCTGTGGACGACCCCGGGACCCGCCGGGCTCACGGTCTCCTCGATGCTCGTGGCGGACGGCGATCCGGGCCGTGTCCTGGGCCTCGTCGACGAGGAGAGCGACTTCTGGGACGCCGTCGCCACCGCCAAGCGCTTCACGGTCACGCCGCTGCGCCCCGGCGACCAGCAGCTGGCGGACAAGTTCGCCGGGTTGATGCCCGCCCCGGGCGGACTCTTCGCGAGCGGGGACTGGGTGGAGACCGATTACGGGCCGGTGCCTGCCGGCGCCGGGACGTGGGCGGGCTGCCGGCTCGACGGCGAGCGGCCGTACGGCTGGGCCCTGCTCGTGGAGGCCACCATCGAGACGGTGAGCTTCGGCGAGGCGGACGCCGGACCCCTGATGCATTTCCGGGGCCGCTATCGATCACTCGACCGGTGA
- a CDS encoding cation acetate symporter — MNPYVVPGLVVVVLVTIGIGAYGLRFARTTSDFLVASRSVSPTWNAAAISGEYLSAASFLGVAGLVLRYGVDVLWYPVGFAAGYLALLLFVAAPLRRSGAFTLPDFCQVRLRSPLLRRLATVFVVFIGCLYLVPQLQGAGLTFTTVTGAPYEWGALLVGVVVTANVALGGMRAITFVQAFQYWLKLTALAVPVIFLVLQWQSDGRPAVTPPTGSVFTTSTTVVVQQDAVLDGTTEVHAGEELSFAAGERVPEVSSVDDNRGAAWLLPGGDASLFATYSLILATFLGTMGLPHVLVRFYTNPDGASARRTTLVVLGMVGLFYLLPTLYGVLGRVYTPQLLMTGQTDAVVLLLPEAALGGGHLGQFLGALVTAGALAAFLSTSSGLLTSVAGVVFTDILHAERGGSVRDFRLATVLAAVLPLGLSLYVSNMDVSRVVGLAFAVAASSFCPLLVLGIWWRGLTDVGAAAGILAGGGAAMVAVLLTVMGPPLDGWYAQLIAQPAAWTVPLAFVVMIVGSLVTKRRIPPDIGATMLRLHAPEELRL, encoded by the coding sequence GTGAACCCGTACGTCGTTCCCGGCCTGGTCGTGGTCGTGCTGGTCACGATCGGCATCGGGGCGTACGGGCTGCGCTTCGCCCGGACCACGTCGGACTTCCTCGTCGCCTCCCGCTCGGTCAGCCCCACCTGGAACGCGGCGGCGATCAGCGGCGAGTACCTGTCCGCCGCGTCATTCCTCGGCGTCGCCGGGCTCGTCCTGCGGTACGGCGTCGACGTGCTCTGGTACCCGGTCGGGTTCGCCGCCGGCTATCTGGCGCTCCTGCTGTTCGTGGCAGCGCCGTTGCGCCGGTCCGGGGCGTTCACGCTGCCCGACTTCTGCCAGGTACGGCTGCGGTCGCCGCTGTTGCGCCGCCTCGCCACGGTGTTCGTGGTGTTCATCGGCTGCCTCTACCTCGTGCCGCAGTTGCAGGGCGCCGGCCTGACGTTCACCACGGTCACCGGAGCCCCGTACGAGTGGGGCGCGCTGCTGGTCGGCGTGGTGGTGACCGCGAACGTGGCGCTGGGCGGGATGCGGGCGATCACCTTCGTGCAGGCGTTCCAGTACTGGCTCAAGCTGACCGCTCTGGCCGTACCCGTCATCTTCCTGGTGTTGCAGTGGCAGTCCGACGGCCGCCCGGCCGTCACGCCGCCGACCGGTTCGGTGTTCACCACCTCGACCACCGTCGTCGTGCAGCAGGACGCCGTGCTGGACGGCACCACCGAGGTGCACGCCGGGGAGGAGTTGAGCTTCGCGGCCGGCGAACGCGTGCCCGAGGTCAGCTCCGTCGACGACAACCGGGGCGCCGCGTGGCTGCTGCCCGGCGGGGACGCGAGCCTGTTCGCCACGTACTCGCTGATCCTGGCGACGTTCCTCGGCACGATGGGCCTGCCGCACGTGCTGGTGCGTTTCTACACGAATCCGGACGGCGCCTCGGCCCGCCGGACCACCCTGGTCGTCCTGGGCATGGTCGGCCTCTTCTACCTGCTGCCCACCCTGTACGGCGTCCTCGGCCGGGTCTACACCCCGCAACTGCTGATGACCGGGCAGACGGACGCGGTGGTGTTGTTGCTGCCGGAGGCGGCGCTGGGCGGCGGCCACCTGGGGCAGTTCCTCGGCGCGCTCGTCACCGCCGGCGCGCTGGCCGCGTTCCTGTCGACCTCGTCGGGCCTGCTGACCAGCGTCGCCGGGGTGGTCTTCACCGACATCCTGCACGCCGAGCGCGGCGGGTCGGTCCGCGACTTCCGGCTGGCCACCGTCCTCGCGGCGGTCCTGCCGCTGGGCCTGTCCCTCTACGTGTCCAACATGGACGTCTCCCGGGTCGTCGGCCTCGCGTTCGCGGTCGCCGCCTCGAGTTTCTGCCCGCTGCTCGTCCTGGGGATCTGGTGGCGCGGGCTGACCGACGTGGGCGCGGCTGCCGGGATCCTCGCCGGGGGCGGCGCGGCCATGGTCGCCGTGCTACTCACGGTGATGGGCCCACCGCTGGACGGCTGGTACGCGCAGCTCATCGCCCAGCCCGCCGCGTGGACCGTGCCGCTCGCATTCGTCGTGATGATCGTCGGTTCCCTGGTGACGAAGCGGCGGATTCCGCCCGATATCGGCGCGACGATGCTGCGGCTGCACGCGCCCGAGGAGCTCCGGCTCTAA
- a CDS encoding solute symporter family protein: MQSHSLLAAEATTSTSRTLTISLFLVFVAITLAITIWASRQTKTATDFYAGGRQFSGFQNGMAIGGDYMSAASFLGIAGLIALYGYDGFLYSIGFLVAWLVALLLVAEFLRNSGRYTMADVLAFRMRQRPVRTAASVSTIVVSIFYLIAQMVGAGALVSLLLGIKPGQTFLGMDADTAKIATIILVGALMIVYVVVGGMKGTTYVQIVKAFLLMTGALVMTILVLAHYKFNLSSLLGDAAARSGKGSAFLEPGLRYGVETAGDAAKTFYSKMDLLSLGIALVLGTAGLPHILTRFYTVPTSRIARKSVLWAIGIIGTFYLFTLALGFGAAALVGGKEITAQDKAGNTAAPQLAQKLGIDYLGGDTGGAVLLAIIAAVAFATILAVVAGLTLASSSSVAHDFYASVIKRGQAGERDEVRVARISAFVIGAIAIVLSIFAQSLNVAFLVALAFAVAASANLPAILYSLFWKRFNTSGALWSIYGGLISAVFLVFFSPVVSGSPTAMFPDSDWHWFPLSNPGIISIPIGFLCGWIGTMLSKESDADKYAELEVRSLTGHGAH; this comes from the coding sequence ATGCAGAGTCACTCCCTGCTGGCCGCCGAGGCCACCACCTCGACCAGCCGCACGCTGACCATCTCCCTCTTCCTGGTCTTCGTCGCGATCACCCTCGCGATCACGATCTGGGCCAGCCGCCAGACCAAGACGGCCACCGACTTCTACGCCGGCGGCCGGCAGTTCTCCGGCTTCCAGAACGGCATGGCGATCGGCGGCGACTACATGTCGGCGGCGTCCTTCCTGGGCATCGCCGGCCTCATCGCCCTGTACGGCTACGACGGCTTCCTCTACTCGATCGGCTTCCTGGTCGCGTGGCTCGTCGCGCTGCTGCTGGTCGCGGAGTTCCTGCGCAACTCGGGCCGGTACACGATGGCCGACGTGCTGGCGTTCCGCATGCGGCAGCGCCCGGTACGCACGGCCGCGTCCGTCTCCACCATCGTGGTGTCGATCTTCTACCTGATCGCGCAGATGGTCGGCGCCGGCGCGCTCGTGTCCCTGCTGCTCGGCATCAAGCCCGGCCAGACCTTCCTGGGCATGGACGCCGACACCGCCAAGATCGCGACGATCATCCTGGTCGGCGCCCTGATGATCGTGTACGTCGTGGTCGGCGGCATGAAGGGCACCACGTACGTGCAGATCGTCAAGGCGTTCCTGCTGATGACGGGCGCGCTCGTGATGACGATCCTGGTGCTCGCGCACTACAAGTTCAACCTGTCGTCCCTGCTCGGCGACGCGGCGGCGCGGTCCGGCAAGGGCTCCGCCTTCCTCGAACCGGGCCTGCGGTACGGCGTCGAGACGGCGGGCGACGCGGCCAAGACCTTCTACAGCAAGATGGACCTGCTCTCGCTGGGCATCGCGCTGGTGCTGGGCACGGCCGGCCTGCCGCACATCCTGACCCGGTTCTACACGGTTCCGACCAGCCGGATCGCCCGCAAGAGCGTGCTCTGGGCCATCGGCATCATCGGCACCTTCTACCTCTTCACCCTGGCGCTGGGCTTCGGCGCGGCGGCCCTGGTGGGCGGCAAGGAGATCACCGCGCAGGACAAGGCGGGCAACACGGCCGCCCCGCAGCTCGCCCAGAAGCTCGGCATCGACTACCTCGGCGGAGACACCGGCGGCGCGGTGCTGCTGGCGATCATCGCGGCGGTCGCGTTCGCCACGATCCTCGCGGTGGTGGCCGGCCTGACCCTCGCCTCGTCGTCGAGCGTCGCGCACGACTTCTACGCCAGCGTCATCAAGCGCGGCCAGGCCGGCGAGCGGGACGAGGTACGGGTCGCCCGCATCTCCGCCTTCGTCATCGGCGCGATCGCGATCGTGCTGTCGATCTTCGCGCAGAGCCTGAACGTGGCGTTCCTCGTGGCGCTCGCGTTCGCGGTGGCGGCCTCCGCCAACCTGCCGGCGATCCTCTACAGCCTGTTCTGGAAGCGGTTCAACACCTCGGGCGCGCTCTGGTCGATCTACGGCGGCCTGATCAGCGCGGTGTTCCTGGTGTTCTTCTCGCCCGTCGTGTCGGGTTCGCCCACCGCGATGTTCCCGGACAGCGACTGGCACTGGTTCCCGCTCTCCAACCCGGGCATCATCTCGATCCCGATCGGCTTCCTCTGCGGCTGGATCGGCACGATGCTCTCCAAGGAGTCGGACGCCGACAAGTACGCCGAGCTCGAGGTCCGGTCGCTGACCGGGCACGGCGCCCACTGA
- a CDS encoding ABC transporter permease: MSIRHFVRLKLRLTANGLRGQSWRVALFVLGAVLAAIAAVGGYVAFSVAGLLGEERAAEVVLPLGGAVVVLGWLFLPLVFFGVDESLDPARFALLPLPRRTLIGGLFAASLVGVPAVATFVGTLGTVHSAARLGGPAAALVQVVGVVTGLLLCAALSRSVTSAFATALRSRRARDLATVLLAVTAALLGPLQLAALAGAERADWGGVARVADVVAWTPLGAPYSMGPDVVAGRWWAVPVKLAIVLISIGLLLRWWAATLERAMLGTAGNGRARQRSAADRPPVEQLVPRWLPATRFGALTAREMRYWWRESRRRASLITFSVIGVFLPVMLTVSSGSRSFPTGMLVFVGALAAVSLANQFGFEGSAYAANVVAGVPGRVELASRVAGFSAYVGPAFIAIAVVVGVVTNRPVAIPAALGALVAGYGMALAAVLSMSVRAAYALPETANPFAMSSGGGTAKGLLSFVAIIAAALATLPLQLGAHFFHDVWLWAGLPVGTAYGAAGFLLGLRLAGRSLDRRMPELLATVSAAQ, from the coding sequence GTGAGCATCCGGCACTTCGTACGGCTGAAGCTCCGCCTGACCGCCAACGGCCTGCGCGGTCAGTCCTGGCGGGTGGCGCTGTTCGTGCTCGGCGCGGTCCTCGCGGCGATCGCGGCCGTCGGCGGGTACGTGGCCTTCAGCGTCGCCGGTCTGCTCGGCGAGGAACGCGCGGCCGAGGTGGTGCTGCCGCTCGGCGGCGCCGTCGTCGTCCTGGGCTGGCTGTTCCTGCCGCTCGTGTTCTTCGGCGTCGACGAGTCGCTGGACCCGGCCCGGTTCGCCCTGCTGCCGCTGCCCCGCCGCACGCTCATCGGCGGGCTGTTCGCCGCATCGCTGGTCGGGGTGCCGGCCGTGGCCACGTTCGTGGGCACGCTCGGCACGGTCCACTCGGCGGCCCGGCTGGGTGGTCCGGCGGCCGCGCTGGTCCAGGTCGTCGGCGTGGTGACCGGCCTGCTGCTCTGCGCGGCGCTGAGCCGGTCCGTGACCAGCGCCTTCGCGACAGCGCTGCGCAGCCGCCGGGCGCGTGACCTGGCGACCGTGCTGCTCGCCGTCACCGCCGCCCTGCTCGGCCCGCTCCAGCTCGCCGCCCTCGCCGGTGCCGAGCGCGCCGACTGGGGAGGCGTCGCCCGGGTGGCCGACGTGGTCGCGTGGACGCCGCTCGGCGCGCCGTACAGCATGGGTCCGGACGTGGTGGCGGGCCGGTGGTGGGCGGTGCCGGTCAAGCTCGCGATCGTCCTGATCTCGATCGGTCTGCTGCTCCGCTGGTGGGCGGCCACGCTGGAGCGGGCGATGCTGGGCACCGCGGGGAACGGCCGGGCGCGGCAGCGGTCGGCGGCGGACCGGCCGCCGGTCGAGCAGCTGGTCCCGCGCTGGTTGCCGGCCACGCGCTTCGGCGCTCTGACGGCCCGCGAGATGCGCTACTGGTGGCGGGAGTCCCGGCGGCGCGCCAGCCTGATCACATTCAGCGTGATCGGCGTCTTCCTCCCGGTCATGCTGACGGTGAGCTCCGGCTCCCGCAGCTTCCCCACCGGCATGCTCGTGTTCGTGGGCGCCCTGGCGGCGGTCAGCCTCGCCAACCAGTTCGGCTTCGAGGGCAGCGCCTACGCGGCCAACGTCGTGGCCGGTGTCCCGGGGCGCGTCGAGCTGGCCTCCCGGGTCGCCGGCTTCTCCGCGTACGTCGGCCCCGCGTTCATCGCCATCGCCGTGGTCGTCGGCGTCGTGACGAACCGGCCCGTGGCCATCCCGGCGGCGCTCGGCGCGCTGGTCGCGGGCTACGGGATGGCCCTGGCGGCCGTGCTCTCGATGTCGGTCCGGGCCGCGTACGCGCTGCCGGAGACGGCCAACCCGTTCGCGATGTCCTCGGGCGGCGGCACGGCGAAGGGCCTGCTCAGCTTCGTCGCAATCATCGCCGCCGCGCTCGCCACCCTGCCGCTGCAGCTCGGCGCCCACTTCTTCCACGACGTCTGGTTGTGGGCCGGCCTTCCGGTCGGGACCGCGTACGGGGCGGCCGGCTTCCTGCTCGGGCTGCGACTGGCCGGCCGCAGCCTCGACCGCCGCATGCCCGAGCTCCTCGCCACCGTGAGCGCCGCTCAGTAG
- a CDS encoding ABC transporter ATP-binding protein, whose amino-acid sequence MTVPHQRVSPDPALALHGLVKRFETKVAVAGIDLDVPAGSFFGLLGPNGAGKTTTLSMAVGLLRPDAGTARILGYDVWTDPAAAKARIGVLPDGARLFDRLTGGELLAYHGLLRGMDAGVVNQRSAELMDVLELGAGNRTLVVDYSAGMKKKIGLACAMLHAPRLLVLDEPFEAVDPVSAALIRDILHRYVSGGGTVVFSSHVMAVVERLCSHVAIMADGTIRVRGTLAEVRGDRSLEDVFVEVVGGRTATGSELAWL is encoded by the coding sequence ATGACCGTCCCCCACCAGCGCGTAAGCCCGGATCCGGCGCTCGCGCTGCACGGTCTGGTCAAGCGATTCGAGACAAAGGTCGCGGTTGCCGGGATCGACCTGGATGTCCCGGCCGGCTCCTTCTTCGGCCTGCTCGGCCCGAATGGCGCCGGCAAGACCACGACCCTTTCCATGGCCGTGGGCCTGCTGCGGCCCGACGCGGGCACGGCCCGGATCCTCGGGTACGACGTGTGGACGGACCCCGCCGCGGCCAAGGCGAGAATCGGCGTCCTGCCCGACGGAGCCCGGCTGTTCGACCGGCTCACCGGCGGCGAGCTGCTGGCGTACCACGGGTTGTTGCGCGGCATGGACGCCGGCGTGGTGAACCAGCGCAGCGCCGAGCTCATGGATGTACTGGAGCTGGGCGCGGGCAACCGTACGCTCGTCGTCGACTACTCCGCGGGCATGAAGAAGAAGATCGGTCTCGCCTGCGCGATGCTGCACGCGCCCCGGCTGCTCGTGCTGGACGAGCCGTTCGAGGCCGTCGACCCGGTGTCGGCGGCGCTGATCCGCGACATCCTGCACCGGTACGTGTCCGGTGGCGGCACGGTGGTCTTCTCCAGCCACGTGATGGCGGTGGTCGAACGGCTCTGCAGCCACGTGGCGATCATGGCGGACGGCACGATCCGGGTCCGCGGCACGCTGGCCGAGGTCCGCGGCGACCGTTCGCTCGAGGACGTCTTCGTCGAGGTGGTCGGCGGGCGGACGGCAACCGGCTCGGAGCTCGCGTGGCTGTGA
- the trpS gene encoding tryptophan--tRNA ligase, which translates to MTTTTSTLEDRIDAAPQDFRVLTGDRPTGPLHLGHYFGTLRNRVRLQQRGVDMFVIVADYQVLTDRDVAERLGETVDGLLLDYLAAGIDPDHATIFTHSSVPALNQLLLPFLSLVSVPELQRNPTVKDEIAHSRQSTVSGLMFTYPVHQAADILFCKGNLVPVGQDQMPHIEVTRTVARRFNERYGPVFPVPEGLLSIAPVLPGTDGRKMSKSRGNAIALSATPEETARLIKGATTDPERTITYDPDRRPGVSGLVQLAALCLDRDPHEVAASIGDAGAAALKRTVTEAVNEFLAPMRARRAEYAKDLGYVREVLRRGNARANAIADQTLQEVRAAMGTIY; encoded by the coding sequence ATGACCACCACTACGAGCACGCTCGAGGATCGGATCGACGCGGCCCCGCAGGACTTCCGCGTGCTCACCGGCGACCGGCCCACCGGCCCGCTGCACCTCGGCCACTACTTCGGGACGCTGCGCAATCGCGTACGCCTCCAGCAGCGCGGGGTCGACATGTTCGTCATCGTGGCCGACTACCAGGTGCTGACCGACCGCGACGTGGCCGAACGCCTCGGCGAGACCGTGGACGGGCTGCTGCTCGACTACCTGGCCGCCGGGATCGACCCCGACCACGCCACGATCTTCACGCACAGCTCCGTGCCGGCGCTCAACCAGCTGCTCCTGCCGTTCCTCAGCCTGGTCAGCGTGCCGGAGCTGCAACGCAACCCGACCGTCAAGGACGAGATCGCACACTCGCGGCAGAGCACGGTGAGCGGGCTGATGTTCACGTACCCGGTGCACCAGGCCGCGGACATCCTGTTCTGCAAGGGCAACCTCGTACCCGTGGGACAGGACCAGATGCCGCACATCGAGGTCACGCGTACGGTCGCCCGGCGCTTCAACGAACGGTACGGCCCGGTGTTCCCCGTACCCGAAGGGCTGTTGAGCATCGCCCCCGTCCTGCCCGGCACCGACGGCCGGAAGATGAGCAAGAGCCGCGGCAACGCGATCGCGCTCTCCGCCACCCCCGAGGAGACCGCGCGGCTCATCAAGGGCGCGACCACCGACCCCGAGCGGACGATCACCTATGACCCGGACCGGCGCCCGGGCGTCTCCGGCCTCGTCCAGCTCGCGGCGCTCTGCCTGGACCGCGACCCGCACGAGGTGGCGGCCTCGATCGGCGACGCGGGCGCCGCAGCGCTGAAACGAACCGTGACCGAGGCGGTCAACGAGTTCCTCGCGCCGATGCGGGCACGCCGGGCCGAGTACGCGAAGGACCTGGGGTACGTCCGGGAGGTGCTGCGCAGGGGCAACGCGCGCGCCAACGCGATCGCGGACCAGACCCTGCAGGAGGTGCGCGCCGCGATGGGCACGATCTACTGA